A window from Opitutia bacterium ISCC 52 encodes these proteins:
- a CDS encoding TonB-dependent receptor — protein MKSLTKSLLIAFLALCPLVFCQAQEESVGTIAPDSNSTENASNTTSGQVQEATKDGTQSLEEALDKKPGINFSSVQIGGQSSGINLSSIRADSVESLEALKLATPDMDADIVGGTLNLKFRPAFAQRSPTRQVRAYITQYELAEKPGVSLYLTDGRSFREENRWGYLLNARAYQSFIAEENLYRDWELKKKSEWPDIWRFQDVQIEKEDFRSRSVSANILLDYELSKELRIFTRGIFANTNRQEVNRGMEYEWDDGDFVSLDEDSATVEGMSLFKGIEERRNERKTREVTAGLQYKGDLWRWEAQAKYDLSDSQYPHRWDSFFEMKNVDASYDEAMSDYPIFTIHPNSQERATDTANYLFDEVRIYKSKDIYLDKIASFDLERFFIHEKGSLKIKSGLKFLNRDLDSGDDIRVFDKAAGELTIAQFESPWRNDDIHYWNYSLSGFHDPVAFREYFLTHPDDFTLNETRTRSQSDPANYTVNETISSAYLMGDYLWNTWRILAGIRMEKTEDEFTGKEVLFDETGAYTQTLDTEGGREYTDYFPGIQAVYTASNQLTLYTSWSKAIERPRYYYLAPFRRINQRSQYVSAGNSELKPTVFTSLLAAADWAYHDSGFLSLELLRRDNEDIVVQSQTTVPDGQFKDYDLYTWANAGFGIHNQAQVIWNQGLDPLWFNLEGFSLEMRYRYNETETDIRGPEFDTTPITAIPENDVRTSFIYQNDHWLLRLRADHRSDMLRRIGANPDKDTYYYAKTTYTFSVEYRAENGWVGNVGVYNLNQEDSFSYFGDPGRPADLASRGRYWRGSVRYTF, from the coding sequence TTGAAATCCCTTACCAAAAGTCTGCTTATCGCATTTCTGGCTCTCTGTCCCTTGGTATTTTGCCAAGCCCAGGAAGAATCAGTTGGCACGATTGCGCCTGATTCAAATTCAACAGAGAATGCGAGCAATACTACATCCGGGCAGGTTCAGGAAGCGACCAAAGACGGAACACAGAGCCTGGAAGAGGCCCTGGATAAAAAGCCAGGGATCAACTTCAGCTCGGTGCAAATCGGGGGTCAGAGTTCAGGGATTAACCTTAGTTCGATTCGTGCCGATTCTGTTGAATCGCTTGAAGCACTGAAGCTAGCCACTCCAGATATGGATGCGGATATCGTAGGCGGCACTCTCAATTTGAAGTTTCGCCCGGCGTTTGCCCAGCGGTCCCCCACTCGACAAGTGCGAGCCTATATAACGCAATACGAATTGGCCGAGAAACCTGGTGTATCGTTATATCTCACAGACGGACGATCTTTTCGGGAAGAGAATCGGTGGGGTTATTTGCTCAACGCAAGGGCCTACCAATCTTTTATAGCAGAAGAAAATCTATACCGTGATTGGGAGCTTAAGAAAAAGTCAGAGTGGCCAGACATTTGGCGCTTCCAAGATGTCCAAATAGAAAAAGAAGACTTCCGGTCTAGAAGCGTATCCGCGAACATACTACTCGACTACGAATTGTCGAAAGAACTACGCATTTTTACCCGAGGGATATTTGCCAACACCAACCGACAAGAAGTCAATCGAGGCATGGAGTATGAATGGGACGATGGTGACTTTGTAAGTTTAGATGAAGACTCCGCCACGGTAGAAGGCATGTCTTTGTTTAAAGGAATTGAAGAAAGACGAAACGAAAGAAAGACCCGAGAAGTAACAGCAGGCCTTCAATACAAGGGAGATCTGTGGCGCTGGGAAGCGCAGGCCAAGTACGATCTCTCCGACTCACAATATCCTCACCGTTGGGATTCATTCTTTGAAATGAAAAATGTGGATGCATCCTATGATGAAGCCATGTCCGACTATCCCATCTTTACGATACATCCCAATTCACAAGAACGTGCAACGGATACCGCAAACTATTTGTTTGATGAAGTACGCATTTATAAGTCGAAGGATATTTACTTGGATAAAATCGCCTCCTTCGATTTAGAACGTTTTTTCATCCATGAAAAAGGGAGTTTGAAAATCAAAAGCGGCCTCAAGTTCCTCAACCGTGATCTTGATAGTGGCGACGACATTCGGGTATTCGACAAAGCGGCAGGTGAACTCACAATCGCTCAGTTTGAGAGCCCTTGGCGGAACGACGATATTCACTACTGGAACTATAGTCTGAGCGGATTTCACGATCCGGTAGCGTTCAGAGAGTATTTCCTAACACACCCTGATGACTTTACGCTCAACGAAACACGCACACGTTCCCAATCGGACCCCGCTAACTATACGGTGAATGAAACAATTTCTTCAGCCTACCTCATGGGTGATTACCTATGGAACACCTGGCGAATACTCGCTGGGATTCGGATGGAAAAGACCGAAGACGAATTCACGGGCAAGGAAGTCTTATTCGATGAGACCGGAGCTTACACCCAAACATTGGATACAGAAGGTGGGCGAGAATACACCGACTACTTTCCTGGTATCCAAGCTGTGTATACAGCTAGTAATCAACTAACGCTCTATACCTCCTGGTCGAAAGCGATAGAACGACCACGTTACTACTACCTGGCACCTTTCCGGAGAATCAACCAACGATCTCAGTATGTTAGCGCTGGAAATTCAGAGCTAAAACCTACTGTCTTCACCAGTCTTCTTGCCGCTGCAGATTGGGCATACCACGACAGTGGATTCTTAAGCCTGGAGCTTCTTCGCCGAGACAATGAAGACATTGTTGTGCAAAGCCAAACCACGGTACCCGACGGACAGTTTAAAGACTACGATCTGTATACCTGGGCAAACGCTGGCTTTGGTATCCATAATCAAGCGCAAGTTATTTGGAACCAGGGCCTGGACCCTCTGTGGTTTAACCTGGAAGGCTTCTCGCTCGAAATGCGTTACCGCTACAATGAAACGGAAACCGATATTAGAGGACCAGAGTTTGATACCACGCCCATAACAGCGATTCCGGAAAATGATGTGCGAACATCCTTTATCTACCAGAACGACCACTGGCTACTTCGGCTGCGTGCGGATCATCGCTCAGATATGCTTCGCCGTATTGGTGCCAATCCCGACAAAGACACCTATTACTACGCCAAAACGACTTACACATTTTCGGTCGAGTATCGGGCCGAAAACGGCTGGGTGGGAAATGTAGGTGTCTATAATTTGAATCAGGAAGATTCCTTCTCCTATTTTGGTGATCCGGGACGACCCGCAGACCTGGCAAGCCGAGGGAGGTACTGGCGGGGCAGTGTCCGCTATACCTTCTAG
- a CDS encoding aldolase, whose translation MSETKIRDGMAELARSLHQRGYGVGSSGKISCKLDDGILVTPTNSCMGFLDPEQISKVDFQGNYVSGGKPSKEAFLHLEMYQSRPQDTSVVHLHSTYSVAASCLKNTDPDNLLPPITAYYVMKVGQLKLIPYYAPGDQTLAQAVGVAAKETSSVLLANHGPVIAGKTLESAVYAAEELEETAKLYFILEGRETSYLNAAQIADLNTSFPS comes from the coding sequence ATGAGTGAAACTAAGATACGTGACGGCATGGCTGAGCTGGCCCGTTCGTTACATCAACGCGGCTATGGAGTCGGTAGTTCAGGTAAAATTTCCTGCAAACTAGACGACGGAATTCTGGTTACGCCAACCAACTCCTGCATGGGTTTTCTCGATCCTGAGCAAATCTCCAAAGTCGATTTTCAGGGAAATTATGTTTCTGGAGGAAAACCTTCGAAGGAAGCCTTTCTCCACCTGGAGATGTATCAGAGTCGACCCCAGGATACGTCTGTCGTGCACTTGCACTCCACTTATTCGGTCGCAGCATCTTGTTTAAAGAATACCGACCCAGACAACCTGCTTCCACCCATTACGGCCTACTATGTAATGAAGGTGGGGCAGTTAAAACTGATTCCTTACTATGCCCCAGGAGATCAGACACTTGCTCAGGCAGTAGGTGTTGCGGCCAAAGAAACATCCTCCGTTCTTTTGGCCAACCATGGTCCCGTAATTGCGGGTAAGACCTTGGAAAGCGCTGTTTACGCAGCCGAAGAATTGGAGGAGACTGCCAAGCTTTACTTTATTCTAGAAGGACGGGAAACCAGCTACCTCAATGCGGCACAGATTGCAGATCTGAACACCAGTTTCCCTTCATGA
- a CDS encoding aldo/keto reductase, with product MNPFKTNRIGKTELEIPNLGFGGGTLGDPDVVVTEQQSFDTLAEAYDKGIRFYDTAPWYGIGKSEHRLGSSLREQSRADFVLNTKVGRYLTRPDDVDTFGQGRWAGGLSFEVNFDYTAAGLERSYRESLLRLSLNRVDSLIIHDLDYKFHGSMEGVDARFKELIDGGGYDYLKSLKESGEIKAIGVGINFSDLMPRFLEYCDIDFFLVAMPYTLLDQPVLETSFPLCEKHGVSVISGAVFASGILATGVKNNPLYGYQPAEDEIVSRVRAMERVCDRYDVPLGAAALQFPHGHPLVTSVIPGMNSPDIVRTNLEWFQLNIPNELWAELKEEGLLGVDVPTPVKD from the coding sequence ATGAATCCTTTTAAAACGAATCGTATTGGAAAAACCGAGCTGGAAATTCCCAATTTGGGATTTGGAGGAGGTACGCTTGGGGATCCGGATGTTGTGGTTACTGAGCAGCAGTCATTCGATACGCTTGCTGAGGCCTATGATAAGGGTATCCGCTTTTACGATACAGCCCCGTGGTACGGTATTGGGAAGAGTGAGCATCGCTTGGGATCAAGTCTAAGAGAACAGTCTCGAGCCGACTTCGTTTTAAATACAAAAGTCGGTCGGTATCTTACGCGTCCTGATGATGTGGATACGTTTGGTCAGGGTCGATGGGCAGGTGGTCTTTCTTTTGAAGTAAATTTTGACTATACAGCTGCGGGACTTGAGCGGTCTTATCGAGAGAGTTTACTCAGGCTTAGTTTGAATCGAGTCGATTCTCTGATCATTCACGATTTGGATTATAAATTTCACGGCTCCATGGAAGGCGTGGATGCGCGCTTTAAGGAACTGATTGATGGCGGCGGTTATGATTACCTTAAGTCCTTAAAGGAAAGTGGAGAGATCAAAGCCATTGGAGTCGGTATCAACTTTTCAGATCTTATGCCCCGGTTCCTCGAATATTGTGACATTGATTTCTTTCTCGTTGCCATGCCTTACACTTTGCTCGACCAGCCAGTGCTTGAAACGTCTTTTCCGCTTTGTGAAAAGCATGGGGTTTCTGTGATCAGCGGCGCGGTTTTTGCTTCCGGGATTTTAGCGACCGGAGTGAAAAACAATCCACTGTATGGTTACCAGCCGGCGGAAGATGAGATCGTGTCCCGCGTGCGAGCCATGGAACGAGTCTGTGATCGCTACGATGTCCCACTGGGTGCAGCGGCTCTTCAATTTCCGCACGGTCATCCCCTGGTTACCAGTGTTATCCCTGGCATGAACTCTCCCGATATCGTTCGAACAAATTTGGAGTGGTTCCAACTCAACATCCCCAATGAACTCTGGGCTGAACTCAAGGAAGAGGGGCTTCTTGGAGTTGATGTGCCAACTCCGGTTAAGGATTAA